One Fuerstiella marisgermanici DNA window includes the following coding sequences:
- a CDS encoding tetratricopeptide repeat protein, with amino-acid sequence MSTSAPVKKAQNLWIVDPRLDLLWFIGTPVLLVPAFLLLTQVMSLERLAILVVTFGAVGHHLPGMFRAYGDAELFRRYRVRFILAPIFLLTISLLFSFYRPDTLTVVVIAWGYWHSQAQIYGFLRIYDSKAGFTDARSALIDRFLCLTWFAGGIVLSTGRMTDFFSVYYRTGGSAIDAAWVRAAQNCVLGLMMVSLLAYVGHLLFAVLSGRRPSLVKLLTIVVSVSFWWYCMVEVSNIVLGVAMYEVFHDVQYLAIVWYFNRRRASTENSGWLTKALFQPQMRCVFIYVALVLTYGAGSLLTRSMDRSTVQTILTALFVASGLLHFYYDGFIWRLRERATSSMLGVAENASAVRRTLSRAPSWFPHAALWGAFVVPLAVLGFSESASDVNAQVVATLPESSLAHYNLAKERQAAENLAEGERHAQKAVGIQPSFAKAWTLLGEIHLAQGRIPSAVEHLQRAVSLDAHSATAHFNLGNAMIRNRRIDAATDAYLRAIELDPELESSSYNNLGTALQESDAVKEAAFAFERAVEADPTNVSALTNLANAEAKLGKTESAIQRFQKALTLQPEDVPAWTGLVKMMLTNNRTDDAANYAHAFAEACPDVPESWTMLGMLHLEQKNFAAAETEFSRAITIQPQHFAAQYGLATVYFRDQRTAQCRAIIDTLTSSTSLTTVQQMSVQQLKANLDAPAKTQLE; translated from the coding sequence ATGTCGACATCCGCACCCGTTAAAAAAGCCCAAAATTTGTGGATCGTCGACCCGCGACTGGATTTGCTGTGGTTTATCGGAACGCCGGTGCTGCTCGTACCCGCATTTTTGCTGCTCACACAGGTCATGTCGCTGGAACGGTTGGCGATTTTGGTCGTGACCTTCGGCGCGGTCGGCCATCACCTTCCCGGAATGTTTCGCGCGTACGGCGATGCCGAACTGTTTCGTCGCTATCGCGTTCGATTCATTCTGGCCCCGATTTTCCTGCTCACCATTTCCCTGTTGTTCAGCTTCTACCGTCCCGACACCCTTACGGTTGTTGTCATCGCATGGGGCTATTGGCACTCGCAGGCCCAGATTTACGGTTTCCTGCGGATCTATGATTCGAAGGCGGGATTCACTGACGCTCGCTCTGCGCTCATCGACCGTTTCTTGTGTCTCACGTGGTTTGCGGGCGGAATCGTACTATCGACTGGCCGCATGACGGATTTCTTCTCCGTCTATTACCGAACGGGAGGGTCTGCCATCGACGCCGCCTGGGTCCGTGCGGCACAAAACTGCGTGCTTGGCCTGATGATGGTGTCGCTACTGGCTTATGTCGGCCACTTGTTGTTCGCAGTCCTTTCCGGTCGCCGCCCGAGTCTGGTGAAGCTGCTTACCATTGTGGTCAGCGTGAGCTTCTGGTGGTACTGCATGGTTGAAGTCTCGAATATCGTATTGGGCGTCGCGATGTACGAAGTGTTTCACGACGTGCAATACCTGGCGATTGTGTGGTACTTCAATCGGCGGCGCGCCTCGACAGAAAATTCCGGATGGTTGACGAAGGCTCTGTTCCAACCTCAGATGCGCTGCGTCTTTATCTATGTGGCCCTGGTGCTGACGTACGGTGCCGGAAGTTTGCTGACGAGGTCAATGGACCGCTCAACCGTGCAGACAATCCTCACGGCATTGTTTGTCGCGTCTGGACTTCTGCACTTCTACTACGACGGCTTTATCTGGCGACTGCGCGAACGCGCCACCAGCAGCATGTTGGGTGTAGCCGAGAACGCATCTGCCGTGCGACGAACGCTCAGTCGAGCTCCGTCGTGGTTTCCCCATGCGGCATTGTGGGGCGCGTTCGTTGTTCCGCTGGCAGTGCTGGGATTTTCTGAATCAGCCAGTGATGTGAATGCCCAGGTTGTCGCGACGCTGCCGGAAAGCTCGCTGGCTCACTACAACTTGGCAAAAGAACGACAAGCGGCTGAAAATCTGGCCGAAGGTGAGCGGCATGCTCAGAAGGCGGTCGGCATTCAGCCTTCGTTCGCCAAAGCCTGGACGCTGCTGGGTGAGATCCATCTGGCTCAGGGACGCATCCCATCCGCCGTCGAACACCTTCAGCGCGCCGTCAGCCTTGACGCTCACAGTGCCACGGCTCACTTTAATTTGGGCAACGCGATGATTCGCAATCGTCGCATTGACGCCGCCACAGATGCCTATCTGCGAGCCATCGAACTGGATCCCGAACTGGAATCGAGTTCCTACAACAACCTGGGAACCGCGCTGCAGGAATCTGATGCCGTCAAAGAAGCCGCGTTTGCGTTTGAGCGCGCAGTTGAAGCAGATCCCACTAACGTGAGTGCCCTGACCAATCTGGCCAACGCCGAGGCAAAGCTGGGGAAAACAGAATCCGCTATTCAGCGATTCCAGAAAGCTCTAACGCTGCAGCCGGAGGATGTGCCCGCATGGACGGGGCTTGTCAAAATGATGCTCACGAACAATCGGACGGATGACGCCGCGAATTACGCTCACGCCTTTGCGGAAGCCTGCCCGGATGTTCCTGAGTCGTGGACGATGCTGGGCATGTTGCATCTTGAGCAGAAAAACTTTGCGGCGGCGGAAACCGAATTTAGTCGCGCTATAACAATACAGCCGCAGCACTTCGCCGCTCAGTATGGCCTGGCAACCGTTTACTTTCGCGACCAGAGAACTGCCCAGTGTCGAGCAATCATCGATACATTAACCAGCAGCACCTCCCTGACCACCGTTCAACAGATGAGCGTCCAGCAGCTGAAAGCGAATCTCGACGCCCCCGCAAAGACGCAGTTGGAATAG